Genomic segment of Bicyclus anynana chromosome 7, ilBicAnyn1.1, whole genome shotgun sequence:
cgtcataagttcgtcccattttgtatggggcgtttttcagggatccgcggcagcgccgcaaatctgaccctttaaatccctgtagctccgaaagtaatgatcgcagataccttgttacttttacaaaattgctttactattagcgtactcttaatttatatacaatttaaaaaactgtcatcatcccaattctctgcgtgtgtggagtctgccaatccgcattggaccagcgtggtggactattggcctaacccctctcattctgagaggagactcagcagtgagccgaatatgggttgataacgattatcTGTATAGCAAGAGCCATGATAGCGCTACTGCTAGCCTGCGTGCTGACGCTGCGCGGCGGCGACGGCGCGTGGACGCCGGAAAGCTTGCCACTGAGCACCGTATACCCCTGCCGGCACTCGCGCGACATCGTGCTGTGGGTGGAGCCCGGCCTGCCGCCGAGCAAGTACAACCGCTACTACATGGTCCTTGATACAATCGTGCCCGCGAACAGTGTCATGAATGTGACGTTTGATTCTGAAGTTGACATCACACTCACGCTGCGGTCGGTAAGTATTACCAGGTATTACTAAAGTCCGCTGAGAAATTACGTTtatgcgtgatcgaatgggcgatgtaacatgagagagagagagatgaaAACgaggcaatggggatgatgactaggtttgaatatattgatttttaggatacattcaggtaaataaggtcaatgttaactaatttatacataaaaagcaatgattgtctggatatttgaaaaataaatgagataataaaatttcaaaatctattaaaaaaatcttttatcgtaattagatgaaaattcgtacagttttagcttccttacattaaatttgacatttttcaataaatgaactataaacaaataacaaagattatTAGTAAtgttgtttgaacgcccatacaaaccgatcagcgagccaacgacgtcactaaatcgtgccattttgtatagaGCGTTTTTCAGTAATCCGccgcagcgccgcaaatctgaccctttaaatccctgtagctctgaaagtaatgattgcagataccttgttactttttaaccgacttccaaaaaggaggaggttctacgttcggctgtatgtatgtttttttttttttttttttttttttttttatgtatgtccagcgataattccgtcaattatggaccgattttaaaaattctttttttgttttgaagggtttacttccagggtggtcccatttttttcatgtcaggatctgatggtggcatcctggagaaattgaggggaacttttaaaagttgtagagacggctagtgcgtttgttagtgtttccataaggtattttaaaccactacaactttatgaaggtttggagttggtctgatgatggagccgaaacacagacgatggaactcgtcaacgatttacagcagtcaccttttgtttgggcttgattaatttgtattgatgagtactttccacctgtatgggttgtgactgtattaagggtctagtgatgaagacgatggacaatgaagagaactcctcgacggttcacagtagctaccttgtgtttggacttgataaatttgtgttgatgagaactttccacctagatggattgtgactgtattaagggtctgatgaggaagacgagggacagtgaagagaactcctcgacggttcacagtagctaccttgtgtttggacttgataaatttgtgttgatgagaactttccacctagatggattgtgactgtattaagggtctgatgaggaagacgagggacagtgaagagaactcctcgacggttcacagtagctaccttgtgtttggacttgataaatttgaattgatgagaactttccacctagatggattgtgactgtattaagggtctggtgatgaagacgatggacagtgaagagaactcctcgacggttcacagtagctaccttgtgtttggacttgataaatttgtgttgatgagaactttccacctagatggattgtgactgtattaagggtctgatgaggaagacgagggacagtgaagagaactcctcgacggttcacagtagctaccttgtgtttggacttgataaatttgaattgatgagaactttccacctagatggattgtgactgtattaagggtctggtgatgaagacgaagcacagtgaagagaactcctcgacggctcatagtagctaccttgggtttggacttgataattttgtattgataagaactttccatttagataggttgtgactgtacacacgcagtaggtatgctaacactaaaaataaaaaaataaaaattttaataaaaaaaattcaaccgacttccaagtcaaaaaataactaactaaaaagcaaaaaataacatcttacctatgtgctaccttctgatcagtttgaaggcggtgccaagccagtgatgttttaattaaacaccatttaactacaaaatttctgtggttctttcagaaacagctttaattaaaacacaacactggcttggcaccgccttcaaactgatcagaaggtagcacataggtaagatgttattttttgctttttagttagttattttttgacttggaagtcggttgaattttttttattaaaatttttacaaaattgctttgctattagtatactcttaatttatatacaatttaaaaaaaaactgtcatcatccctattgtaattGATTATGTTTGTCCCTTTCGAACGACCTGTTAGAAACGCAATCTCTCAGAGGCCGGATTTTAgtcatacctcattttattttataagcctgAAAGTTTATCGGCTCATACTTGTTTTCTAAAAGACTTGAGTATTTTGGCTCTTTTATTAGACTCTACTAGCTAAAAGACCAAATAGCTCTTTGGCCTcgagtttaattatatttaatggcTTAAATgctaaaaaaagaaagaggtcTGAGCCTTGGAGTTTAAgactttaacatttttatacgGCAAGcagttttcaagatttcgttatatattatgtagattgATTTGTGTCTTTGTGTTTCGAGGATGAGGCAAAGTATTCAAGAGTCGTTTTGACTGATGGCGACAGCTTCGCACTTCGCTTTGACAATGAACAGGAAGGTCTGAGCTTCACAGTGCAGGGCACCACTCCAGGAGACACTCCTTATTTGACAGCCTTGTCCGTCAATGGCGTGCAACTCTGCGATGACCCTGCCGTGGTAAGTATGCAGAGATTTTTCAATTTCGTTTTATATATAGAATAGTCtactacttttctttttatgtgtacacccgtcattatgcattattccttgtatttattttcgattggttgtctggaagagaccGCTCactagcgataaggccgccaattgtacattagtttttaaccgacttccaaaaaggaggaggttctacgttcggctgtatgtatgtttttttttttttttttttttatgtatgtccagcgataattccgtcaattatggaccgattttaaaaattctttttttgttttgaagggtttacttccagggtggtcccatttttttcatgtcaggatctgatggtggcatcctggagaaattgaggggaacttttaaaagttgtagagacggctagtgcgtttgttagtgtttccataaggtattttaaaccactacaactttatgaaggtttggagttggtctgatgatggagccgaaacacagacgatggaactcgtcaacgatttacagcagtcaccttttgtttgggcttgattaatttgtattgatgagtactttccacctgtatgggttgtgactgtattaagggtctagtgatgaagacgatggacaatgaagagaactcctcgacggttcacagtagctaccttgtgtttggacttgataaatttgtgttgatgagaactttccacctagatggattgtgactgtattaagggtctgatgaggaagacgagggacagtgaagagaactcctcgacggttcacagtagctaccttgtgtttggacttgataaatttgtgttgatgagaactttccacctagatggattgtgactgtattaagggtctgatgaggaagacgagggacagtgaagagaactcctcgacggttcacagtagctaccttgtgtttggacttgataaatttgaattgatgagaactttccacctagatggattgtgactgtattaagggtctggtgatgaagacgatggacagtgaagagaactcctcgacggttcacagtagctaccttgtgtttggacttgataaatttgtgttgatgagaactttccacctagatggattgtgactgtattaagggtctgatgaggaagacgagggacagtgaagagaactcctcgacggttcacagtagctaccttgtgtttggacttgataaatttgaattgatgagaactttccacctagatggattgtgactgtattaagggtctggtgatgaagacgaagcacagtgaagagaactcctcgacggctcatagtagctaccttgggtttggacttgataattttgtattgataagaactttccatttagataggttgtgactgtacacacgcagtaggtatgctaacactaaaaataaaaaaataaaaattttaataaaaaaaattcaaccgacttccaagtcaaaaaataactaactaaaaagcaaaaaataacatcttacctatgtgctaccttctgatcagtttgaaggcggtgccaagccagtgatgttttaattaaacaccatttaactacaaaatttctgtggttctttcagaaacagctttaattaaaacacaacactggcttggcaccgccttcaaactgatcagaaggtagcacataggtaagatgttattttttgctttttagttagttattttttgacttggaagtcggttgaattttttttattaaaatttttttaagttaatttcttgcctgttattattatttttggtgtacaataaagtatatttcattcatttcattcaataGTCATGCGTTTGACCATAGATCTTACCTGATGGCTaagtggaacgcgcttgcctagagtATGCTTATTCACTTGTCTTAAATATGTccaggatatattttttttattctttaaaagttagcccttgattataatctaagtgatgatgcaatctaagatggaagcggggtaacttgttaggaggaggatgaaaatccacaccccttatggtttctacacgacctcgtaaaggaacgctaaatctcttggcggtacgtctttgctggtaaggtggtaattagccacggccgaagcctcccatcagccagactaggaccaattaaaaaaacctcaatcggtccagccagggattgaacccaggagtTCAACACCCTAGACATGCGTATACCTAAGAAATGAAGAAGCAAAACGTTTCGTACGACTTGTAGGGGTGCCAATGACTTggtgatggacgtccactgcaggacataggccttttgtaaggacttccaaacatcacgatactgagtcatccagcgaatccctgcgactcgcttgatgttgtcagtctcCCGCCGTCCGTCGCCACTGCGCTTACTATTGCGGGGTcgacattccagcactttgggaccccaacgtccatcggctctttgaactatgtaccccgcccattgccacttcagcttcgcaactcgttgagctatatcggtgactttggttcttctgcggatctcctcatttctgattcgatcacgcaaagatactcccctaacatagctcgttccatcgcctgctgtgtgactctgagctttcttatgaggcccatagttagcgaccaagtctcggaatctGAAGTCTAAATACTATATTTGTGTTTTCAGGATTATCTTCGTATGTACGAGGCAGATAAGGGTGTGCTGAAGAAAAGTGAACATCCGTGGGTTAGTAAGTGACCTAAATATAGTCGGTTGCAATGTTCGAGTGCATTTGGGAAAAGATTCTTAGCTATATATTtcttggctgaaattcggaatgaaaataaattttactaatagcgagatttgtgaaaaactgaattttacgcggacgaagtcgcgggcgtccgctattattgtttatattaaaggagatcattcattttgggccctttttgaaagtgccggccaacgaaaaagaatggcacgaatcgttagaactaatcatatgaagtaatagctaatacggcataaaagttgtcaggtggctctgaaccaaattgtacaggttcgatgattcgtcatttccatacattttgtcaacttttaaaagtgcccgctcagaaaaaaaactagaaatacaatctttgtgccatactaactattgctccaaatgggcaattctaacgatacgtatcagttttttttcttggcgggcacttttgaaaatcgacaaaaggtatggaaataacgaatcgtcgaacctgtataacttggttcagagccctcctacaacttttatgccatattagctattgccccaaatggctaattctaacgagtcgtgccattttttttgttggccggcactttcaaaaaagcgcccagaaatgtatggagcgtgaatgatctcctttgatatgagtcaagtaccctaatgtttattttaactctACTATAGAAAGCTGTCATTCGAAGATCAAAAACCCAATGTGGAAGACCGAAGGTGAATCGCACGGGAGCGATAGAGAACGGGCTCGCGCAACCCGGCGCTTGGCCTTGGCATACCGCTGTGTATATTTCCAATTCGAGAGCAGGATTCCGTTACATATGCGGGGGTACTCTCATATCTAAGTACTTTGTTGTAACAGGTAAGACAAACTTCTATGCGTTAATTCtcagtatttaataataataataatctgagcctatagtaattagtaactcagatcgtgtggcagtatggaagagcaaggagttgcatggacgattctacaaggcccttactgggccggatgtagatcaaataacatctgtatcttggttgcaattcggtgacctctttggggaaaccgagggttttgtctgtgcaattatggacgaagttataaatacgagaaactaccggaaacacattatgaaagatggcactttagatatctgtcgagcgtgtcatcgtcctagATTCCCttaggcatattgtgtccgtgTGTTATCACCTTGCTAACGGTGAATATttgacataatcaagtagctaagataatccaccaacagcttgctcttcagtatgACCTTATTGattctgagatgccttactatacgTACGACCCAGCgacagttcttgaaaatagcagtgcattgctctactgggactgAACGATtaattatcactgacaggtatattgttgccaatatacctgatatagtgctattTGATCGGTcggtgcgtcgtgcaataattgttgatatcactgttccacatgacgataatctagttaaagctgaaaaggaagaagtatcaaaatacttggacctcgaTTACGAGACTACCTCCATGTGGAATTTTGAGTCagctattattgttccgatagttgtttcagtcaatggtcttatagcgaaaagctttgacctacaacttaagaagcttttgctcaactgttggatcaaaagtcggatacagaaggcagtgattcttgagacggcgcgtataatgaggaggttcctcactctggagccctgaccaccagttgcttgggcactcagatgtcccgcagcgggagggtttaattttttttataagtttttaatagtgtgttAACTAGTGTGTAATGGATAGACTTATTATGACaaatcacagattaaaaatacGTTGACAGCTCGCGCACTTTCCCCTATTCCTGACGCAGATGTAtacgtcaggtgacccaagagctggcgcttatttggcccaaacgATAAGCCTTGTCATCCAGAGGAGTAGGTCTAGCATCTGCTTAACAAGGTGTTAGCAAAGTTACAACAATGTTATgcatcttttataatattttttgcattgCTGATGCTCATTCAGTTTTACATACCAACACACCTGTGAAACTCTTTTCTGTATACTATACGACTCTAATGCCCGtcttcaaacaataaaaaatcgtaATTAATGGTTTCAAGAGCTGTAATTGGTGTCATGTGCTTCCTGGTCGTAAGGGCTATTTGAATGGAAATCTGCGTTTCTAAGTAATCGTTTCTTTTACAGTTGCGCACTGCATTACAGTTCCGTTCAAGGGCCAGAAACCCGCAGCAGAAAAGGTGAAAGTAATATTGGGACTACATGATATGAATGGAACCGAATCCCATTCCCAAACCAAGAAGGtatgtattggatagaagcaggcgttactttgcggaagttcatcatgattatataatgatttatttattttgctatcatccgcgaaaagtcgacgaacccatgcgacaacgtcacccaggtccggcaaaatactctctacgtacgtttcaccccgaaaccggagcatcctcaggagatgttgactctacaacgtgcaattgcacgttgtagagttttcgcggatgatagcaaaataaataaatcattatataataagaaGGTATGTATTTGATAATTTGAGTTCAAGTTCTTAGGCAGCGTGAatgccgtcacgctgctagtcgcgtatCTAAATGATTTTGTgcgataatgttttgtgttgtaattattgattactagAGGACGAccgcgacctcgtccgcgtgaaagtcgatgaaAACTGCCCCTACCCTGGCACAACCCTGGCAAGGCTGTAAAAGGCTTTTTGTGACAAAACCACGTCTGAAAAATATGTGTTACGACCACGACATCAAGTATCATCCGGATCCCTCCGTCCTAACATCGTTTTCTATAAGACCTGCGTCCTTCGCATAATGATCTACGCTAGCGTAGTATTTGCCGACCATCCGAGAAGAAAGTTTTCAATTATCTTGCCAGTTGCCAATATCTTGCCACTTTTTTAAGGGTTGTACGgtttaatgatttaattaaaatatttcttccTGTTTTCTTACAGGTTGAAAAGTTAATTGTCCATGAAGATTTTGATAAAAGACGATTTTATTCCGACATCGCGTTGATCAAGCTGTCGTCGGCGGCTACGTTGACAAGTTTCGTCCAGCCCGCGTGTGTGTGGCGGAGCGGGCTCGAGTCCGCGCTCACGGAACCAACTGTAGAAGTTGTGAGTGAATGAATAcaacatcataataataatagaatagacGCTGATGTTACTTTGAAGATCATATTGTGCATATGTAAACAATCTTTGGTATAGGTATCATCTCGTATTTATCCTGACAAATCAAATATTCACTTCGTCTTCTTACGAAGTAATCGCATCGTTACAATtacctactcatattataataactacGAGTATCTTTGAGACTGCTTTGAGCCTGCTCATCAGGCACCTactggtaggtaggtagggcacagtggcgtagcgtgccttggaggggccctgtattaaaagTAGGGGGCCCAATATAAAGGGTAAAGGTTTCTTAATACAGAAAGATGTTTGAAGAACTTATAAATATACGGATACGGAtagttgcagaggcgtaacggaacaacaAGTACCAGTACACACACAAGACATGTTCctaagacatttttaattaattttccttaaagaatgtAACCAAAGAATTATGGTAAGTACtgccgagcatcctgtataatgccctccaactaaaatgttcaaaatatcttcagtaTGTTGTAAAATATGTACAGAATTTTACCTGTTACTGTTATAAAATACCTAAGAATATATTGTTGCTCTTGTACCTACCAGGTACCGGGCTGGGGGATCGACAATGACAACACCATGCCCGGTCCGCTGCAGCAGGCGCTGCTGCCCATAGTGTCTAATGACACCTGCGTCCGCAGCAATCCGTCATTCTACCTCAAATTACTGAACGAAAAAAATTTCTGCGCGGGATATCACAATAACGGTAGGTACTACCGCTTTTCATATATCTAAAACAATAtagatttgatttttaattttactgagtcgaatatcttagcaatccatatATCCACCGCGCGGGTGCTgagtccatcgcgtggtagaaagAAAAAGCTCCGAACTTGTGACCAGTGGATGTAggattaaggaattccttgacaaccGATTAACACTCCGCTCCTCCGCTCGTGTGGTTCCCTGCCTAGCcaggattattttataaaatactatttattatagtaaaGTACCAGTAGACAATAATTTCTTGCAAAGCTTTACGAATAgacataataattaagtaggtGTAAAAATTGTTTGCAGGTGAACTTTCAATTGCTTTTTAATTGCAGGAACGGGAGTTTGCAATGGTGACAGCGGAGGAGGTCTCGTGGTAATAAAACGCGAcagctttttattttaacctaCCTTTAATAGAAGGGGCTTGCGTGCAATTATCCAATTAATAGGCGAGGCGTCTTGAGACCGTGGTGTGTTCGGAGGTATATGCAAAAAGCCTTGGCTTGGCTTGGCTGGTATACCTCcttatactattatataattaCCTATACTCATCACTCAGTCATTTAGTTCAATATTGTATTGAATTATGTAGGTAAGAACAGGCTACAATCTTCCAGCCTTCCTAATAAATTGCTTCAGATCCAGGGATTCCCCACTTCTATATGGAGGTAGACCTGTAGACCATTAGGTCTAGGATAGGTTTGTCGTGGAGCGTATATTAATACGCTCTACGACATATCTATATACGAGAGAAACGTCGACGAATAGCGGCATAACCATAAATATCTCTCTTTCACTAAGTTGGGACGAAAGACGTGGGACTGGCCACTACTCGTACGTATCGATTGATTGATCGACAATGTCTTTTTCATAACGAGATATTATGTCGTCGATGCATGTTAGGCTGAATCAATAAAATAGACTAATAGTATTGTTACGGAGGACCCTATAATTAGAGGCATAGGGTTCATAAtcgcactcacacacacactcgaaccctagttcgtaacagTATGATAATCCAGGGCTGTTTGGGCCTCacttttcatattaaaaaagtataaagaaGACtaactgtgatagcccagtggatatgacttctgcctccgattccggagggtgtgggttcgaatccggtccggggcatgcacctccaacttttcagttgtgtgcattttaagaaattaaatatcacgtgtctcaaacggtgaaggaaaacatcgtgaggaaacctgcataccagagaattttctaaattctctgcgtgtgtgaagtctgccaatctgcaatgggccagcgtggtggactattggcctaactcctttcattctgagaggagactagagctcagcagtgagccgaatatgggttgataacgacgataaagAAGACATGCTAGTAAACATCTTTTTGCAGGTTTACGTCCCTGACAGGACTGAATCAGGCAGCGGGAAGGAGTCAGGCGCCTGGTACGTCAGGGGCATGGCATCCTTGTCTCAAACAGTTCCTAACGGGTTCATCTGCGACCCGGACCAGTATAGCTTATTCACGGACGTAGCCAAATTTACGGATTGGATTGATGCCCAAATGGCTGAATGATGAAACGACAACGAAGAAACTATTGACATCACTATTGAAAGTATGGGAATTAACAAATTACACGCATCGCTAAAGCCAGCCAATATGACATGTCcgatgaaaatttatttttaaccgactcccAAAAAAACGAGAGAAAGATtaggtatacttccagattggtcccatttaattttcatgaaaatcggtttagtgattttgtgtttaaattagcataactgaaataagtctttaagtcggttaattttttatgttaaaaagattatttcaaattaaatttataaactggtatgtattttttttaatatatggcttcacttttaattataataatcggAAAAGACGAGACTGGGTACTACAACGAACggtgatcgaaccaccatc
This window contains:
- the LOC112043589 gene encoding chymotrypsin-like elastase family member 2A is translated as MIALLLACVLTLRGGDGAWTPESLPLSTVYPCRHSRDIVLWVEPGLPPSKYNRYYMVLDTIVPANSVMNVTFDSEVDITLTLRSDEAKYSRVVLTDGDSFALRFDNEQEGLSFTVQGTTPGDTPYLTALSVNGVQLCDDPAVDYLRMYEADKGVLKKSEHPWKAVIRRSKTQCGRPKVNRTGAIENGLAQPGAWPWHTAVYISNSRAGFRYICGGTLISKYFVVTVAHCITVPFKGQKPAAEKVKVILGLHDMNGTESHSQTKKVEKLIVHEDFDKRRFYSDIALIKLSSAATLTSFVQPACVWRSGLESALTEPTVEVVPGWGIDNDNTMPGPLQQALLPIVSNDTCVRSNPSFYLKLLNEKNFCAGYHNNGTGVCNGDSGGGLVVYVPDRTESGSGKESGAWYVRGMASLSQTVPNGFICDPDQYSLFTDVAKFTDWIDAQMAE